A genomic region of Papaver somniferum cultivar HN1 chromosome 7, ASM357369v1, whole genome shotgun sequence contains the following coding sequences:
- the LOC113295286 gene encoding F-box/kelch-repeat protein At3g06240-like: MMNNCHDDIVLNILVRLPVKSIGRYRCVSRYCCRLLTDPRFVKQHLNHILGLKKLGLVLSSYYNFHNDIYMIRYDPLSSVSNGLVIMKDPLKSERVTLEMEVLGYCHGLVCIRPMFMGQVFLWNPCTKEYRKLPLRPIESSSIISYIKYGFGYDCKMEDYKVVSFVGYKDEHDCEVQVFTLGSNCWRKMNRIPYDLSCNDIVNQVPVNGSHQLTFDGALHWIAKTDSVVAEDSKVMISFDLEKEIFKEIPLPMGFNERFRPQMCVIGGTLCLLEYKAEVGFEVWQSKDYGGSKCWNKILTFGRQQLVSPVMNFTPLQILKNGEILSVVRTDVTFHLVLHERGTCRILEFKELETYSVESSVFVESVVSLNSKTYVGHAEKEYFPDVVGFGNNEYWKTKTMKYWKYMCLFSIFLLGWSLSNLWAKIYYI; this comes from the coding sequence ATGATGAATAACTGCCATGATGATATCGTATTAAACATCCTTGTTAGATTACCCGTAAAGTCGATTGGGCGATACAGGTGTGTGAGTAGATACTGCTGTAGGTTATTGACAGATCCTAGATTTGTGAAACAGCATTTAAATCATATTCTTGGATTGAAAAAGCTTGGTTTGGTGCTTAGTTCGTATTATAATTTTCATAATGATATCTATATGATAAGATATGATCCGTTGTCATCTGTGTCCAATGGTCTTGTTATTATGAAAGATCCTCTTAAGTCTGAGAGGGTGACACTTGAAATGGAAGTGTTGGGATATTGTCATGGTTTGGTTTGTATAAGGCCGATGTTTATGGGGCAAGTTTTTCTGTGGAATCCCTGTACGAAAGAGTATAGAAAATTACCCCTGAGACCAATTGAATCGTCGAGTATTATTAGTTATATAAAATACggatttggttatgattgtaagatGGAAGATTACAAGGTGGTGAGCTTTGTGGGGTACAAAGATGAACATGATTGTGAAGTGCAGGTCTTCACTTTAGGATCTAATTGCTGGAGAAAAATGAACCGCATCCCATATGATCTTTCTTGCAATGATATAGTGAATCAGGTGCCTGTTAACGGATCTCATCAACTGACTTTTGATGGAGCTCTTCACTGGATTGCAAAGACTGACTCAGTTGTAGCCGAAGATTCGAAAGTTATGATTTCTTTTGATTTGGAAAAGGAGATATTTAAAGAGATACCGCTGCCCATGGGTTTCAATGAAAGATTTAGACCTCAAATGTGTGTGATAGGGGGGACTCTTTGCTTACTTGAATATAAAGCTGAGGTTGGTTTTGAGGTTTGGCAGTCGAAAGACTACGGAGGGAGTAAATGTTGGAATAAAATTCTAACATTTGGCAGGCAGCAACTTGTTAGTCCTGTTATGAACTTTACTCCCTTGCAGATTTTAAAGAATGGTGAGATTCTATCAGTTGTACGCACTGATGTTACTTTTCATCTGGTTTTGCATGAGCGTGGTACTTGTAGAATTCTCGAGTTCAAGGAGTTAGAGACTTACTCTGTCGAGAGTTCCGTCTTTGTGGAGAGCGTAGTGTCGCTTAACTCAAAAACTTATGTGGGGCATGCAGAAAAAGAATACTTCCCAGACGTGGTTGGTTTTGGTAACAATGAATATTGGAAAACGAAGACTATGAAGTACTGGAAATATATGTGTCTGTTTTCTATATTTTTGCTAGGCTGGTCTCTTAGTAATTTGTGGGCAAAAATATACTACATATAG